CCGACTCAGGCCTCCTCGCGGAGCGCGCCGCCGTCCGGATGCCGGTTCCGCCTGCGTTGCCCACGCGCTCAGGCGGTCTGCGCAGCGCAGGAACCGAAGCTTGCAGCGATGCCCTACGGCCAATTCGCGGCCTGTCATTTCCCTCACGACGAACCGGCACCCGGAATGAAGACGGCGGAGCAAGCGTGATGGAAAAAGCCCCTGATGCATTCGACGAAAAAACGCTGGCAAGCGGCACCGCGCGCTCGGAACAGGATGCTGAAGCTGCGAGGCGCGCTACTTTCTGTGCCAATGTGTTCGATGTCATGGTCCAGCTCTACGGCGAGCCCGGCATCGCGTCTTGGTGCCTCGAAGCCCAGAACAGTCATGCGGTGGACGTGCCGTCTCTGCTGTTCTTCGCTCTTGCGGATAGTGACGGACACGGCGCGGATGACGGCGAGATGCAGCGGCTTCTGGAACGTGCCGGCGAATGGCGTTCGCTTTTCGTCCTGCCGTTGCGACATCTTCGGCTAACCCTGCGTCAAGGCCGCAGGAACACGGCAGAGATTGAATTTTACGAGAAGATCAAAGCAGCGGAGCTGGAGGCGGAACGGTTGCAGGTCCGGCGTCTGGCCGACGACTTTCTCCCGCTCGAAGGGCCGGGCGGGCTGGCAGCCCGTTATCTC
This Rhizobium brockwellii DNA region includes the following protein-coding sequences:
- a CDS encoding TIGR02444 family protein, with the protein product MEKAPDAFDEKTLASGTARSEQDAEAARRATFCANVFDVMVQLYGEPGIASWCLEAQNSHAVDVPSLLFFALADSDGHGADDGEMQRLLERAGEWRSLFVLPLRHLRLTLRQGRRNTAEIEFYEKIKAAELEAERLQVRRLADDFLPLEGPGGLAARYLETISMPEPKAGALIGRLRAAAKAVCCGLPHHAH